A portion of the Edaphobacter lichenicola genome contains these proteins:
- a CDS encoding transaldolase produces the protein MASLLEQLRGYTTVVSDSGDFNAIQQFRPQDATTNPSLIAAASEMPAYQPIVDEVLKQVRKDAGAGASDKTIAAQAFRPLEVAFGLKILNIIPGRVSTEVDARLSYDTAKSIEEAHAIIALYDKAGISRDRVLIKLASTWEGIRAAEILEKEGIHCNMTLLFGIHQAVAAAEAHATLISPFVGRILDWYKKDTGKDYAPVDDPGVHSVTTIYNYYKKFGYKTVVMGASFRNIGEITELAGCDLLTIAPKLLTELENTQGNLPRKLDPAHAEKLDIKKIPIDKATFDKMHAEDRMATDKLKEGIDGFSKAIVDLEVLLEKRLSEISEPATAAR, from the coding sequence ATGGCATCGTTACTCGAACAGCTTCGTGGATACACCACAGTCGTCTCCGATAGCGGAGACTTTAACGCTATCCAGCAGTTCCGCCCACAGGACGCGACCACGAATCCGTCGCTGATCGCCGCTGCTTCCGAGATGCCGGCCTACCAGCCCATCGTCGATGAGGTGCTCAAGCAGGTCCGTAAAGATGCAGGCGCCGGTGCCTCAGACAAGACCATCGCCGCGCAGGCCTTTCGGCCGCTCGAAGTCGCCTTCGGTCTCAAAATCCTGAACATCATTCCTGGCCGTGTCTCCACCGAGGTCGACGCTCGCCTCTCCTACGACACCGCGAAGTCCATCGAAGAAGCGCATGCCATCATCGCTTTGTACGATAAGGCCGGTATCTCGCGCGACCGCGTTCTCATCAAGCTCGCCTCCACATGGGAGGGCATTCGTGCAGCCGAGATCCTCGAGAAGGAAGGCATCCACTGCAACATGACGCTGCTCTTCGGCATCCATCAGGCTGTCGCTGCTGCCGAAGCTCACGCCACTCTCATCTCGCCCTTCGTCGGCCGCATTCTGGACTGGTACAAGAAGGACACCGGCAAAGACTACGCGCCCGTCGATGATCCTGGCGTTCACTCTGTCACGACCATCTACAACTACTACAAAAAATTCGGCTACAAGACCGTCGTCATGGGCGCAAGCTTCCGCAACATCGGTGAGATCACCGAGCTTGCCGGTTGCGATCTGCTCACCATCGCACCGAAGCTGCTCACGGAGCTTGAAAACACCCAGGGCAACCTGCCGCGCAAACTCGATCCTGCCCATGCCGAGAAGCTGGACATCAAGAAGATCCCAATCGACAAGGCCACCTTCGACAAGATGCACGCCGAAGACCGCATGGCCACCGACAAGCTGAAGGAAGGCATCGACGGCTTCTCCAAAGCCATCGTTGATCTTGAAGTGCTCCTCGAAAAGCGTCTCAGCGAGATCAGCGAGCCAGCCACCGCAGCCCGCTAA
- a CDS encoding GGDEF domain-containing protein, translating into MNFAFLPDLLALALLIVILLLLRHRHPQERTNLWLLGLFITLVEAVAHTFYAHDGLPQRTLHVVVMDCYLLAGMVFVWASGGYPISASARLWYLTLNALPLLALTTLYGLHLNTGAAYFPCIAAGLVIGVASSLYLRRSWQLAALHFFGWMAMGYLIHMADYREAVYWSLCCVYATATFNFQRRLPRGSTGRLAIVTGFTIWSLNLLLHPWIVTYRSYADTASHIWNMQKSLISIGMILVMLEEQISSNEWLALHDELTGLPNRRLFADRLQSAIERCERTRSRMALLIVDLNGFKKINDTMGHQAGDQVLREVSSNLKKGIRASDTLARLGGDEFIIVATDAEHDESMEHFVNSVRHAVERPVIVEGKSMIMTASLGVAIYPDDAHDSVRLLRVADQRMYATKHRPGMVPSKGVTGLTASVGDTAVIAIASGQRSAAPFIAETG; encoded by the coding sequence ATGAACTTTGCGTTCCTTCCAGATCTTCTCGCGTTGGCCCTCCTCATTGTCATTCTGCTGTTGCTGCGTCACCGGCACCCCCAGGAACGGACGAATCTGTGGCTGCTAGGCCTTTTTATCACTCTGGTTGAAGCGGTGGCCCATACGTTTTATGCGCACGACGGGCTGCCGCAAAGGACTCTGCACGTGGTTGTGATGGACTGCTATCTTCTGGCCGGGATGGTATTCGTGTGGGCCTCGGGTGGCTATCCAATCTCTGCGAGTGCCAGGCTTTGGTACCTGACCCTCAATGCGCTGCCGCTGCTGGCTCTGACCACGCTCTATGGTCTGCACTTGAACACAGGGGCTGCGTACTTCCCCTGCATCGCAGCCGGTCTGGTGATTGGCGTGGCCAGTTCGCTGTATCTACGACGCAGCTGGCAGTTGGCGGCGCTGCACTTCTTCGGATGGATGGCGATGGGGTACTTGATCCATATGGCCGACTACCGGGAGGCGGTGTACTGGAGTCTGTGCTGCGTCTATGCGACTGCAACGTTCAACTTCCAGCGGCGGCTGCCGAGAGGGAGTACCGGCAGACTGGCAATTGTGACCGGCTTTACGATCTGGTCGCTAAATCTTCTGCTGCATCCCTGGATTGTGACGTATCGCTCTTATGCTGACACTGCGTCGCACATCTGGAATATGCAGAAGTCGCTGATCTCGATCGGAATGATTTTAGTGATGCTGGAGGAGCAGATCTCGAGCAACGAGTGGCTGGCGCTGCATGATGAGCTGACAGGGCTGCCGAACCGGCGGCTGTTTGCTGACCGGCTCCAGAGTGCGATCGAACGTTGCGAACGGACGCGCAGCCGAATGGCGCTGTTGATCGTGGATCTGAACGGGTTTAAGAAGATCAACGACACGATGGGACACCAGGCGGGCGATCAGGTGTTGCGCGAGGTCTCGAGCAATCTGAAGAAGGGCATACGAGCCTCCGATACATTGGCGCGGCTGGGCGGCGATGAGTTCATCATCGTTGCGACGGACGCGGAGCACGATGAGTCGATGGAGCACTTTGTGAACTCGGTGCGGCATGCGGTGGAGCGACCGGTCATAGTCGAAGGAAAGTCGATGATCATGACGGCCAGCCTTGGCGTGGCGATTTATCCCGATGACGCACATGACTCCGTTCGATTGCTGAGGGTTGCCGACCAGCGCATGTATGCGACGAAGCATAGGCCAGGGATGGTGCCTTCCAAGGGAGTGACGGGGTTAACTGCATCGGTGGGAGATACTGCAGTGATCGCGATCGCGAGTGGTCAGCGATCGGCTGCCCCGTTTATAGCGGAAACGGGTTGA
- a CDS encoding class I SAM-dependent methyltransferase has translation MKIEEQLGISYEYTAANHEVSHSYLKPVVDQFLEEVPPHSVILDMGCGNGSFLSLYRHRDWLLHGTDFSTTGIELAKGNYPDINFILGDSQTSAEDLTNQIGPVDVVISTEVIEHLYNPKAFLRTAYSVLKPGGMLVITTPYHGYLKNLALAVTGSMDKHFTVLWDHGHIKFWSAKTLSKAIEEAGFRDIRFKGAGRLPYMWKSMALACRKPL, from the coding sequence GTGAAGATCGAAGAGCAGTTGGGAATCAGCTATGAATACACTGCTGCAAATCATGAGGTCAGCCACTCTTACCTAAAGCCGGTAGTGGATCAGTTTCTCGAAGAGGTACCTCCCCACAGTGTGATCTTGGATATGGGCTGCGGCAACGGAAGTTTCTTGTCGCTCTACAGACACCGCGACTGGTTACTCCACGGAACCGATTTCTCGACAACAGGGATCGAGCTTGCTAAAGGCAACTATCCTGACATCAACTTTATTCTTGGCGACTCTCAAACGTCGGCAGAAGATCTCACCAATCAAATAGGTCCAGTGGACGTGGTGATCAGCACCGAGGTCATAGAACATCTCTACAATCCGAAGGCCTTTCTTCGAACGGCATACAGCGTATTAAAGCCGGGAGGGATGCTGGTGATCACGACGCCGTATCACGGCTATCTGAAGAACTTGGCGCTGGCGGTTACGGGGAGCATGGATAAGCACTTTACCGTTCTCTGGGACCACGGACACATCAAGTTCTGGTCAGCCAAGACTCTGAGCAAGGCTATCGAAGAAGCCGGATTTCGTGATATTCGATTCAAAGGTGCGGGGCGGCTCCCTTACATGTGGAAGAGTATGGCGTTGGCCTGCCGGAAGCCACTGTAG
- the hslU gene encoding ATP-dependent protease ATPase subunit HslU, giving the protein MAIFLPGAAEDQALALDEMTPREIVTELDKYVVGQHAAKRAVAIALRNRMRRQKLSPELADEIMPKNIIMIGPTGVGKTEIARRLAKLTNSPFLKVEASKFTEVGYVGRDVESIVRDLVEIAIDMVREEKMEEVEDKAELAAEDRLIDLLLPPTPASQPAAAAPEPGSNVIQLQAVTSVMDDSEEKPGDREHRTREKLRQQFREGKLDERTVELDVRDRNQPSFEVISNQGSEEMDINLKDMLPGLFGQRTKKRKMKVAEAFDYLVQEEESRLIDMDQVTRLAVERVEDSGIVFLDEIDKIAGREGGHGPDVSREGVQRDILPIVEGTTVSTKYGMVSTDHILFIAAGAFHVSKPSDLIPELQGRFPIRVELNSLTVNDFIRILTEPKSSLVKQSTALLETEGLKLEFTKEAIAEMAQFAFRVNETTENIGARRLHTILERVLDEISFQAPDLFKSPRAEVTEEGVVAEVPVSVSLTSEPQVPSPPLPVIERQTATGVEKVIVVDPEYVRQQVASIVKDQDLSRYIL; this is encoded by the coding sequence ATGGCAATTTTTCTACCTGGAGCCGCTGAAGATCAGGCACTCGCACTCGACGAAATGACGCCGCGTGAGATCGTCACAGAACTGGATAAGTACGTCGTCGGACAGCATGCGGCCAAGCGGGCTGTTGCGATTGCACTGCGCAATCGGATGCGCCGGCAGAAGCTGTCGCCCGAACTCGCCGACGAAATCATGCCAAAGAACATCATCATGATCGGTCCTACGGGCGTCGGGAAGACAGAGATTGCTCGACGTCTGGCGAAGCTGACAAACTCGCCGTTTCTCAAGGTCGAAGCCTCGAAGTTCACTGAAGTTGGCTATGTTGGCCGGGATGTTGAGTCCATTGTTCGTGACTTGGTGGAGATCGCCATCGACATGGTGCGCGAAGAGAAGATGGAGGAAGTTGAAGATAAGGCAGAACTAGCTGCCGAGGATCGGCTGATCGACCTGTTGTTGCCTCCGACGCCTGCATCTCAGCCCGCTGCGGCTGCTCCTGAGCCGGGAAGCAATGTCATTCAACTGCAGGCGGTTACGTCAGTGATGGATGATTCCGAAGAGAAGCCGGGAGACCGCGAGCACAGGACGAGGGAGAAGCTGCGGCAGCAGTTTCGTGAGGGCAAGCTGGACGAACGCACCGTTGAACTAGACGTGCGCGACCGCAATCAGCCGAGCTTTGAGGTCATCTCCAACCAAGGTTCGGAGGAGATGGACATCAATCTAAAGGACATGCTGCCGGGACTGTTTGGGCAGCGCACGAAGAAGCGAAAGATGAAGGTTGCGGAGGCGTTCGACTATCTGGTGCAAGAGGAGGAGAGTCGGCTGATCGATATGGATCAGGTGACGCGGCTTGCGGTGGAACGGGTTGAAGATTCAGGGATTGTGTTTTTGGACGAGATCGATAAGATCGCTGGGCGCGAGGGTGGTCACGGGCCGGATGTCTCGCGCGAAGGCGTTCAACGAGATATCCTGCCGATCGTTGAAGGGACTACAGTTAGCACGAAGTATGGAATGGTTTCGACCGATCACATACTGTTTATTGCGGCTGGCGCGTTTCATGTTTCAAAGCCGAGTGATCTGATCCCTGAGCTGCAGGGTCGTTTCCCCATTCGTGTGGAGCTTAACTCGTTGACTGTAAACGACTTTATTCGTATCCTGACTGAGCCGAAATCGTCTTTGGTGAAGCAATCTACCGCGCTTCTGGAGACGGAGGGATTGAAGCTGGAGTTTACGAAAGAGGCGATTGCGGAGATGGCGCAGTTTGCGTTTCGGGTGAACGAAACTACAGAAAACATTGGGGCTCGGCGGTTGCATACGATTTTGGAGCGAGTGCTGGATGAGATCAGTTTTCAGGCTCCGGATCTCTTCAAGAGTCCGCGGGCTGAGGTAACGGAAGAGGGAGTTGTGGCGGAAGTACCTGTTTCTGTGTCACTTACATCGGAGCCGCAGGTACCGTCTCCACCGCTGCCGGTGATTGAGCGGCAGACCGCGACGGGCGTGGAGAAGGTGATCGTGGTGGATCCTGAATATGTGCGCCAGCAGGTGGCTTCGATCGTGAAGGATCAGGATTTGTCGCGTTATATTTTGTAG
- the hslV gene encoding ATP-dependent protease subunit HslV: MKPSLYSPAKSSPSVKTSSNATSSLAHPLDLGDGRRIRSTTVICVRRGDSVVMAADGQVSLGATVMKGSAKKIRRLYQDKVLAGFAGSTADAFSLFARFEVKLEQYAGNLGRAAVELAKDWRTDKMLRQLEALLIVADPKQTFLLSGTGDVIDPDEGIATIGSGGSYALASARALIENTDLSAREIAVKSLKIAGQICIYTNDQMTIEELKSETPANQ; encoded by the coding sequence ATGAAGCCGTCTCTCTATTCCCCTGCCAAGTCGTCTCCCTCTGTAAAAACTTCCTCTAATGCCACGTCCAGCCTTGCCCATCCTCTCGATCTCGGCGACGGACGGCGCATCCGCTCTACGACTGTGATCTGTGTTCGGCGTGGCGATTCCGTTGTAATGGCAGCCGATGGACAGGTTTCGCTCGGAGCAACTGTCATGAAGGGCTCAGCAAAAAAGATTCGCCGCCTGTATCAGGACAAAGTACTTGCCGGATTCGCCGGTTCGACTGCAGACGCTTTCTCGCTCTTCGCGCGCTTCGAGGTAAAGCTGGAGCAGTACGCCGGCAATCTTGGCCGTGCAGCCGTGGAGCTTGCCAAAGACTGGCGCACCGACAAGATGCTCCGCCAGTTGGAGGCGCTGCTGATTGTGGCCGACCCGAAGCAGACCTTTCTCCTCTCAGGCACCGGCGATGTAATCGATCCGGACGAAGGGATTGCCACCATTGGCAGTGGCGGCAGTTACGCTTTGGCCAGTGCCCGGGCACTGATAGAAAACACAGATTTAAGCGCTCGAGAGATCGCCGTGAAGAGTCTAAAGATTGCTGGACAGATCTGTATCTACACGAACGACCAGATGACGATTGAAGAGCTGAAGTCCGAGACGCCAGCGAACCAATAG
- a CDS encoding cation diffusion facilitator family transporter, with protein MQRVLQFSMVLTLAYVGATFYFGLRAHSLALISEAGHNVSDLLAIVLSFVAVYFQSRPATEQKTFGYQRAGVLAAFVNASTLVVLSVWIAIEAVERLSAPVAVQPKLMMVVALAGVVMNGTIATLLWRFSGDVNIRSTFLHMLGDTLSTAAVIVGGAAILFTGLTWIDPALSILIAGMILWSSVGIVRETLNILLEGTPRNLQLGEVREAMAAVNGVLNVHDLHVWSLGSKSHALASHVTIAEMPMSECGSILTDINCALRERFHITHTTIQFETTGCETTHGCAAPPELETVGAHDHHHGHSHSH; from the coding sequence ATGCAACGGGTTCTGCAGTTCTCGATGGTGCTTACGCTGGCGTATGTTGGTGCGACCTTCTACTTCGGGTTGAGGGCGCATTCGCTCGCTCTGATCTCTGAGGCTGGTCATAACGTCAGCGATTTATTGGCGATTGTGCTCTCCTTCGTCGCTGTGTACTTCCAGTCTCGGCCGGCTACAGAACAAAAGACTTTTGGCTATCAGCGCGCGGGCGTCCTTGCCGCATTTGTGAATGCATCCACTTTGGTCGTTCTTTCTGTCTGGATTGCCATCGAGGCTGTTGAGCGCCTTAGCGCCCCGGTTGCCGTCCAACCCAAGCTGATGATGGTCGTCGCTCTTGCTGGTGTTGTGATGAATGGAACCATTGCGACTCTCCTTTGGCGCTTCTCTGGGGATGTGAACATACGCAGCACCTTTCTGCATATGCTCGGAGATACTTTGTCTACTGCCGCAGTCATCGTCGGCGGTGCGGCGATTCTCTTCACGGGTCTCACCTGGATCGATCCTGCGCTCTCGATTCTTATTGCCGGGATGATTCTGTGGAGCTCGGTCGGCATCGTGCGGGAGACGTTGAACATTCTCCTGGAAGGTACGCCGCGCAATCTGCAGCTTGGCGAGGTTCGTGAGGCGATGGCTGCGGTCAATGGTGTGCTGAACGTCCACGATCTCCATGTCTGGAGCCTGGGATCAAAGTCGCATGCTTTGGCGAGCCATGTGACGATCGCCGAGATGCCGATGTCCGAGTGCGGCAGCATTCTGACTGATATCAACTGCGCTCTGCGAGAGCGGTTCCACATCACTCACACGACGATTCAGTTTGAAACGACTGGTTGTGAGACGACGCATGGCTGTGCCGCGCCGCCAGAGCTTGAGACGGTCGGGGCACATGATCATCACCATGGTCACAGTCACTCGCACTGA
- a CDS encoding retropepsin-like aspartic protease produces the protein MSPFLRLCALLLVPPVLSVAQTPSASVSLPPLAHAKLSSCDGLPCVDAVLGGKHVRLAIDIGDPSPVLSLKAALALGLTLQPVPGADGKPVAGYQKAVVNNVAVGDVKFDELKFLVIDLSSAINKKTFPDVDGTLGYKTFENRILQLDYPAGVFGLSQPLTAPTGCSGFCGDISLITFGHHGPPIVTTTGFTVNGKPIAVQVDTMFTGTLLIYPTSVEKLGLTTEAQSKTSKYIAFTDGGVDMFKSQAKQIGFGSKTVATGAALYFAGPKVHLPDGLFDGTVGADVLEPYKVTFNFHDNKFWLD, from the coding sequence ATGAGTCCTTTCCTGCGCCTTTGTGCCCTCCTGCTGGTCCCCCCCGTCTTGTCAGTTGCCCAGACTCCATCCGCTTCGGTCAGTCTGCCGCCGTTGGCTCACGCCAAGCTCTCCAGCTGTGACGGGCTGCCGTGTGTCGATGCCGTGCTCGGCGGCAAACATGTTCGGCTTGCGATCGACATTGGCGATCCGAGTCCGGTGTTGAGCTTGAAAGCTGCTCTCGCTCTGGGGCTAACGCTGCAGCCTGTTCCCGGAGCTGACGGGAAACCGGTGGCGGGCTATCAGAAGGCTGTTGTGAACAACGTCGCGGTGGGAGACGTGAAGTTCGACGAGCTGAAGTTTCTCGTTATTGATCTTTCTTCAGCGATCAACAAAAAAACCTTCCCGGACGTTGACGGCACGCTCGGCTATAAGACGTTCGAGAACCGGATTCTTCAGCTCGACTACCCTGCCGGTGTCTTTGGTCTTTCGCAGCCGCTCACTGCTCCGACCGGATGTTCCGGGTTCTGCGGCGATATCTCGCTGATCACCTTTGGCCATCATGGTCCGCCCATCGTTACTACCACCGGATTTACCGTGAATGGCAAGCCGATTGCGGTTCAGGTGGATACGATGTTCACCGGGACCCTGCTGATCTACCCGACTTCGGTGGAGAAGCTGGGACTGACGACCGAAGCGCAGAGCAAGACTTCCAAGTACATCGCGTTTACCGATGGCGGAGTCGACATGTTCAAATCGCAGGCCAAGCAAATTGGCTTTGGTTCGAAGACGGTCGCTACGGGTGCGGCGCTTTATTTTGCCGGTCCTAAAGTGCATCTGCCCGACGGCCTGTTTGATGGCACCGTCGGGGCAGATGTGCTGGAGCCGTACAAAGTCACGTTCAACTTTCACGACAACAAGTTTTGGCTGGACTAG
- a CDS encoding OsmC family protein, whose amino-acid sequence MDRTGSAVWHGKIMDGTGTISTQSGTLKDTQYSFKARFADGVGTNPEELIAAAHAGCFTMALSGEITKAGLTPDTIETTATLTLDVHEAPTITKIHLTTKAKVPGLDKAKFDELAHSAEINCPVSKVLKAATITLDATLL is encoded by the coding sequence ATGGATCGCACTGGAAGCGCAGTATGGCATGGCAAGATCATGGACGGCACCGGCACCATTTCAACCCAGAGCGGCACTCTGAAGGACACGCAGTATAGCTTCAAGGCACGCTTTGCGGATGGTGTAGGCACCAACCCGGAAGAGCTGATCGCAGCCGCCCACGCAGGCTGCTTCACCATGGCCCTCAGCGGGGAGATCACCAAGGCCGGCCTCACCCCGGACACGATCGAGACCACGGCCACGCTCACGCTCGACGTCCACGAGGCGCCAACCATCACGAAGATCCACCTCACCACCAAGGCGAAGGTTCCCGGCCTCGACAAGGCAAAGTTCGACGAACTGGCCCACAGCGCAGAGATCAACTGCCCCGTCTCCAAGGTCCTCAAGGCCGCAACCATCACCCTCGACGCAACCCTGCTCTAA
- a CDS encoding M28 family peptidase, with amino-acid sequence MKIRSAVVSAALVCLSTPLLAQTIPPAVKAAEASIDGEKIRAHVQFLADDLLEGRGPGLRGSEIAAKYIATQFALYGLKPGGDNGTYLQQINFVGMNAIPAKTTFSLVPKKPEGQMSIDLYSIDLKYGDDYTVSNRTLTPVVDIDAPIVFVGYGVDAPEFQWNDYANIDVKGKVILCIVGDPPSTDPAFFGGDALTYYGRWTYKFEQAARKGAIGALIIHRTDLASYGWDVVKNSNTSEKTYLRDDKNPQLEAASWIQLDVAKQIFKSSNLNADAEIEAAGKRGFKAVELPVRLHAHVESVVRPFQSPNVVGILPGANASGKDQAVMYTAHYDHLGFVAGMAGDNIYNGAADNGTGCGMLVELARAWSEAAHHGLTLPHSLIFASVTAEEQGLLGSEYLGQHPPIPAGQISLDMNYDMILPIGVPLQTNVNGAQRTTFYPTVEATAKRFNLAIVPDPKPSAGSYYRSDHFSLSRVGIPAFSIETGNLYEGHDAAWGKTKHEEFTAHDYHNFTDNYRPSWDFAGNAKLDRFGMELGWLAISAPSTIQWNPKDEFEAARKASNGTK; translated from the coding sequence ATGAAGATTCGTTCTGCCGTCGTCTCCGCCGCTCTTGTCTGTCTTTCCACACCTCTGCTCGCCCAGACAATTCCCCCCGCGGTCAAAGCCGCAGAGGCCTCCATCGACGGCGAAAAGATCCGTGCCCACGTCCAGTTCCTCGCCGACGACCTCCTCGAAGGCCGCGGCCCGGGCCTCCGCGGCAGCGAGATCGCCGCCAAGTACATCGCCACCCAGTTCGCCCTCTACGGCCTCAAACCCGGCGGCGACAACGGCACCTACCTCCAGCAGATCAACTTCGTCGGCATGAACGCCATCCCCGCCAAAACCACCTTCTCCCTCGTCCCCAAAAAGCCCGAAGGCCAGATGTCGATCGACCTCTACTCCATCGACCTCAAGTACGGCGACGACTACACCGTCTCCAACCGCACCCTCACCCCCGTCGTCGACATCGACGCCCCCATCGTCTTCGTCGGCTACGGCGTCGACGCCCCCGAGTTCCAGTGGAACGACTACGCCAACATCGACGTCAAAGGCAAAGTCATCCTCTGCATCGTCGGCGACCCACCCTCCACCGATCCCGCCTTCTTCGGCGGCGACGCCCTCACCTACTACGGCCGCTGGACCTACAAATTCGAGCAGGCCGCACGCAAAGGCGCCATCGGCGCGCTCATCATCCATCGCACCGACCTCGCCAGCTACGGTTGGGACGTCGTAAAAAACTCCAATACCAGCGAAAAAACGTATCTACGTGACGACAAAAATCCCCAACTCGAGGCCGCAAGCTGGATTCAGCTCGACGTAGCCAAGCAAATCTTTAAATCGTCAAACCTCAACGCTGACGCCGAGATCGAAGCCGCAGGCAAGCGCGGCTTCAAGGCCGTCGAGCTTCCCGTCCGCCTCCACGCCCACGTCGAAAGCGTAGTTCGCCCCTTCCAATCCCCCAACGTAGTCGGCATCCTCCCCGGCGCCAACGCTTCAGGAAAAGACCAGGCCGTCATGTACACCGCCCACTACGACCACCTCGGCTTCGTCGCGGGAATGGCAGGCGACAACATCTACAACGGAGCCGCCGACAACGGCACCGGCTGCGGCATGCTCGTCGAACTAGCCCGAGCCTGGAGTGAAGCCGCCCACCATGGCCTCACCCTCCCCCACTCGCTCATCTTCGCCTCCGTCACCGCCGAAGAACAAGGCCTCCTCGGCAGCGAATACCTCGGCCAGCACCCACCCATCCCCGCCGGTCAGATCTCCCTCGACATGAACTACGACATGATCCTGCCCATCGGCGTCCCTCTCCAGACCAACGTCAACGGAGCCCAGCGCACCACCTTCTACCCAACCGTGGAGGCGACGGCCAAGCGCTTCAACCTCGCCATCGTGCCCGATCCCAAACCCTCCGCCGGCAGCTACTATCGCTCCGACCACTTCAGCCTCTCCCGCGTCGGCATCCCCGCCTTCTCCATCGAGACCGGAAACCTCTACGAGGGACACGACGCAGCCTGGGGAAAGACGAAGCACGAAGAGTTCACCGCCCACGACTATCACAACTTCACCGACAACTATCGCCCCAGTTGGGACTTCGCCGGCAACGCCAAACTCGACCGCTTCGGCATGGAGCTAGGCTGGCTCGCCATCTCCGCGCCATCCACCATCCAGTGGAACCCGAAGGACGAGTTCGAAGCCGCACGCAAAGCCAGCAACGGCACAAAATAG
- a CDS encoding glycoside hydrolase family 27 protein, producing MFIRMGIKHLIAALALGMVVSSGVAEDGKTLAPTPPMGWNSWDSYGLTVTEAQFRENMTVLAAQLKEFGWQYVVVDEGWYLQNPENASMPEALRYTVNLRGQYEPATNRFPSSVNGGGFKPLSDAAHDEGLKFGIHIIRGIPKKTVLANTRIGRTKYRASFAADTTDVCPWNPDNFGVKANAAGQAWYDALMKQYAAWGVDYLKVDCIASHPYKGAEIRMIHKAIERSGRSMVLSLSPGPTSLGNVDEVAKNAQLWRISNDVWDHWDTEKGQEWSQSVKGQFPVIASWSRFVGPGSWPDADMLPIGQLRPVPGEGKPRASRLTADEQRTMITLWAIARSPLFIGGNLTQMDDAMKSMLTNPAVIEMDQHSVESGQADQTGDVVVWTSKSSEGTPKKYLAVFNLGDAPLHIDKTYAEYGFVDRAQYRVRDLWQRKELGVQSSLTVDLPPHGSIVLSLRE from the coding sequence ATGTTTATTCGCATGGGGATCAAGCACCTTATTGCGGCGCTAGCGTTGGGGATGGTGGTTTCGTCTGGTGTCGCGGAGGATGGCAAAACGCTTGCTCCTACGCCGCCGATGGGGTGGAACAGCTGGGACTCGTATGGGCTGACGGTGACTGAGGCGCAGTTTCGGGAGAATATGACGGTGCTGGCTGCGCAGTTGAAGGAGTTTGGGTGGCAGTATGTGGTGGTGGATGAAGGGTGGTATCTGCAGAATCCGGAGAATGCATCGATGCCGGAGGCGCTGCGGTATACGGTGAATCTGCGTGGGCAGTATGAGCCGGCGACGAATCGGTTTCCTTCGTCGGTGAATGGCGGCGGGTTCAAGCCGCTGAGCGATGCCGCACATGATGAAGGGCTGAAGTTCGGGATTCATATCATTCGCGGGATTCCGAAGAAGACGGTGCTGGCGAATACGCGGATTGGCAGGACGAAGTATCGCGCGAGCTTTGCAGCGGATACGACTGATGTGTGTCCGTGGAATCCGGATAACTTCGGCGTGAAGGCGAATGCTGCAGGGCAGGCGTGGTACGACGCGTTGATGAAGCAGTATGCGGCGTGGGGCGTGGATTATCTGAAGGTGGATTGCATTGCGTCGCATCCGTATAAGGGCGCAGAGATACGGATGATTCATAAGGCGATTGAGCGGTCGGGGCGGTCGATGGTGCTGAGCCTGTCGCCGGGGCCTACTTCGCTTGGGAACGTCGACGAGGTTGCGAAGAACGCGCAGCTGTGGAGGATCTCGAACGATGTGTGGGACCACTGGGATACGGAGAAGGGGCAGGAGTGGTCGCAGAGTGTGAAGGGGCAGTTTCCTGTGATTGCGAGCTGGTCGAGGTTTGTGGGGCCGGGGAGCTGGCCGGATGCGGATATGTTGCCGATAGGGCAGCTGCGACCGGTGCCGGGTGAGGGAAAGCCGCGGGCGTCCAGGCTGACGGCGGACGAACAGAGGACGATGATTACGCTGTGGGCGATTGCGCGATCGCCACTGTTTATCGGTGGGAATCTGACGCAGATGGATGATGCGATGAAGTCGATGCTGACGAATCCGGCGGTGATCGAGATGGATCAACACTCGGTGGAGAGCGGGCAGGCGGACCAGACCGGGGACGTGGTGGTGTGGACTTCAAAGTCTTCTGAGGGGACGCCGAAGAAGTATCTTGCGGTATTTAATTTGGGCGATGCTCCGCTGCATATCGACAAGACGTATGCGGAGTATGGGTTTGTTGATCGGGCGCAGTACAGGGTGCGGGATCTGTGGCAGAGGAAGGAACTCGGGGTGCAGAGCTCGTTGACGGTGGATCTGCCGCCGCATGGGTCGATTGTGCTGTCGCTGCGTGAGTAG